CGGCGCCCCGGTAGTACAGGATCATGAAGAAGACCACCACGAGACCGCCGAGAAGAGCGGCCCGCACGCCCATGTTGATCGAGTCGCGGCCCAGCGACGGACCGACGGTCCTCTCCTCGATGAAACTGAGGTCCGCGGGCAAAGCGCCCGCCCGAAGGACGATCTTCAGGACCTTGGCGTCGTCGAAGTCGAAGTTGCCGGTGATGGAGGCGCGGCCGTGGCGGATCTTGTCCATGATGGTCGGCGCGGATTGCACCTTGCCGTCCAGCACGATCGCCAGCCGCCGTCCCACGTTGGCGCCGCTCACGCGGGAGAAGATGTGGCTCCCCTCGCCGGTCATGGTGAGCGTCACGCCCGGGACGTTCGGCCGGTTCGGATCGAGACCGGTCTGCACCTCCGCGTTGGCCAGCATGGCGCCGGTGAACTCGGGGCGATCGTTGAGCAGATAGAGGGCGCGCATCATCTGGCCGCCGTAGTCCACGTCTTCCATCCCCCAGGCGAAGGCGGCGCCGAAGGGGATGAGCCCCTTCACGCCGGGAACCTGGAGCAGGGAATCCACGGCGAGGACCATCTCCACCGGCACCCAGGCGTTGTCCTGCTCGCCGGTCCGGAAGAAGCGGAGCTTGGAGGTGAGAGGCGCCTTGGAGACCACATCCTCTTCGGGCATCTCGTCGGCGAAGAGATCCTCCACCGCGCCGCTGTCGGCGCCCGCCGAATCGGCGTCGGCGATCTCCTCCTCCGTCTCGCCGGCCTCTTCGGCGGCGGCCCTCTGCGTCTCGGCGCGGGTGTAGAGAAAATCATCGACCCGGCGGAGCGTTTCGGTGAACTCCGCCGCGGAGCGGGCCAGCTTGAACTCGAGCAGCGCCGTCTGGCCGATCAGCTTCTTCGCCTGCACCGCGTCCTGCACGCCGGGCAGCTGCACCAGGATCCGGTCCTGCCCCTGCTTCTGAATCGAAGGCTCGGCGACGCCGAACTGGTCGACGCGGTTGCTGATGATCTCCAACGCCCGGTCGACGGCGTCCTCGGCGTCCTCCTCGCTCAGCTTCGATTTGTCCACCTCCAGGACGAGATGCATCCCCCCCTGAAGATCCAACCCGAGACGGAGCGCCTTCGAGCGCAACGCCTCCTGCTCCTCCTCGGACATCGCGGCCCGTCCCTCCTTGCCGAGGGTGACGAGCCGGATGGTCGGGTACACGTACCAGGCGCTCAATACGAGCGCCACGACTACCAGCAGCAGTCTGAACCGGTTCTTACCCATCCGGTGCTTCCTCCGGTCGTTCGTTCCCGCTCCGCCGACGGGGCTACCGGACCACGGCGGCGGCCGCTGCCGCGGCGCCTCGATGATCCGATCCGCCCCCCCCTTCGTTCGGAGCGGCGTTTCTCGCGGCGATCCTTTGCCCGTGGATCAGCTCCGCGAGCGGGACCAGCCGGATGCCGAGCGCTTCCAGCTCGGGCAGTTTCTCTCGCAACACCTCTAAGGTGACCGGGCGGGGGTGGCCGATGCCGACCGCGAAGCCCCTTTCCAGGGCGACGCGGGCGAGCCGGTCGAGCCCCTCCGCGATCTCCTCCCTCGTGCTGTACCCGGTGTCCCAGAACAGGTCGTTCTCGAGGCAGGGGACGCCGGCCGCCGCCGCCGTTCTCCGGCCGACCCGGCAGGCCACCGTCTTCGAGTCGAGAAAGAAGAGGTTCCGGTCCCCGATCTCCTCCATGACGATCCGCACCAGCCGTCGATCCTGCATGGCGCGAGATCCCATGTGATTGTTCGCCCCGTCGAGCCGGTGGAAGGAATCCAGGGCGCGCCGAACCCGGGCGCGGATCTCCGCGTCACTCTGGTTCGTGAAGAGCGCGTCCGGCCCGGGATCCTTCTCCGGGTAGTCGATCGGCTCCATGGGGAGGTGGGCCAAAAGGCCCTTCTCCGCCCCGCGGATCTCCCCGGCGATCCGTTCGGAAAAGGGGAGACCCGGAATCACCGACATGGTGAGGGACGCGTCGACCGCTAAAAAACCGCGCACCGTGTCGTCGTAAAAGTAGCCGAAATCGTCGACGATCAAGGCGAGCTTCGGCGGTTCACCGTCCGGAGAGTCGCCCCGAACCGCCGCGCCCGGCGCCAACAGAAACAGGGCCGCCAGGATGCAGGCGAAACCTCTCATGACCGGTCCCGTTCTCCCTTCGGACGATCGGCGCCGGCGGCGCCCGCGAAGCCGCGGGGCCGCTCTCCGGCGCCCCCGTACTCGACGGAAAGAGTACACGATACCGGCGGAACGGCTCAGGTGTCAACGCCTTTCCCGACGCCCGGAAGAGGTTGCGGCGGGGATCGCCGGGAGGGAGGGGAGAATCGGAACCGGATTCTCTTTTCGCGCGTCGAAAAGGTGTCCGGCCCCAAAAAGAAGGGCGGCTCCGCGGAGCCGCCCCCAGGCGAGTTGCTCGATCGGTCGGTCGCCTGACGAACTAGTTATACCCTTCTTTATCGTACTGCCGGAAGATCGTCCAGAGCCCCTCTTCGTTCGGATCCGGGCGGGCGATCCACTCCTGGTCCGAGGCGACCAGGAAGAGGGTGACACCGTCCGGCGACTGCGGATTCTCCACCTCCACGCGGAGGTCGACGGAGGCGGTGACCCGCCACCACGTCTCGCCCGGGGGCGGGAGATCGGGACCGAAGCTGGTGTTGTCCTGCTGCTTATAGATGTTCGTGAGAGAGAGGCTGATGTTGTTCACCCTCTGTCCGTCCGCGTTGGTCCAGGCGTCGAACATGCGGCCGGCGATCCGGAGCTCGTCCACCCTGTCCCACCACTCTATAGAGTCCTGTTCGACGCCGCCGGGAATCAGCTCGAAGACGTACATCGAATCGAGGCACTCTTCGTATTTGGCGCTGTCCCCCTCGTTATATGCGTTCTGCAGGAAGAGAATCAGGCTGTCCGGCGCGGAACGGTTGTAGGTGACCGGCGGCTTGATAATCGGGTCATCATCATCGCTCGGGCTCAGGGCGCAGCCGTAGAGGAAGAGGCCGATCACGGCCGCCAGGATGATCACCTTGGGGATCATCCCCTTTTTCGTTTTAGGAAGCATCTGGAGATTCCTCCCGCTTTCATCGTCAATCCGACTTGGAAAACATTCGATCCGGCATCCGCGCGGGGACGCGGCAGGGGATGATTCGCAGGCACCCGTAGGACGTCTTAACAATACCATATGGGGGGCCCGCTGTCAACTCGCTCCCGCGGCCCGTTCGGAGCCGTTCTTACCACGTATCGGCTTTCCATCCAGGGGGTTTAGCCCTCCCGCGCCGGAAGCGCGACCGAGGGTGAATCCGGTCTTACGGACAATAATCCTGCCCCCCCGCCACCTGTCCCTTGTAATAGCCCCATGTGGAGAGGTTCCCCTTGCGGAAATCGTCCCAGCGATAGATGCGGAACGC
This sequence is a window from Candidatus Eisenbacteria bacterium. Protein-coding genes within it:
- the secD gene encoding protein translocase subunit SecD, whose translation is MGKNRFRLLLVVVALVLSAWYVYPTIRLVTLGKEGRAAMSEEEQEALRSKALRLGLDLQGGMHLVLEVDKSKLSEEDAEDAVDRALEIISNRVDQFGVAEPSIQKQGQDRILVQLPGVQDAVQAKKLIGQTALLEFKLARSAAEFTETLRRVDDFLYTRAETQRAAAEEAGETEEEIADADSAGADSGAVEDLFADEMPEEDVVSKAPLTSKLRFFRTGEQDNAWVPVEMVLAVDSLLQVPGVKGLIPFGAAFAWGMEDVDYGGQMMRALYLLNDRPEFTGAMLANAEVQTGLDPNRPNVPGVTLTMTGEGSHIFSRVSGANVGRRLAIVLDGKVQSAPTIMDKIRHGRASITGNFDFDDAKVLKIVLRAGALPADLSFIEERTVGPSLGRDSINMGVRAALLGGLVVVFFMILYYRGAGVIANVALLLNLLFLMAVMAGLRATLTLPGIAGIILTIGMAVDANVLIFERIREELRNKKTVRAAIESGYSRAFRTIFDANLTTLITAFVLLQFGTASIKGFAVTLSVGIVSSMFTALVLTRLIFDFIVDRFSVKNLSI
- a CDS encoding divergent polysaccharide deacetylase family protein, with the translated sequence MRGFACILAALFLLAPGAAVRGDSPDGEPPKLALIVDDFGYFYDDTVRGFLAVDASLTMSVIPGLPFSERIAGEIRGAEKGLLAHLPMEPIDYPEKDPGPDALFTNQSDAEIRARVRRALDSFHRLDGANNHMGSRAMQDRRLVRIVMEEIGDRNLFFLDSKTVACRVGRRTAAAAGVPCLENDLFWDTGYSTREEIAEGLDRLARVALERGFAVGIGHPRPVTLEVLREKLPELEALGIRLVPLAELIHGQRIAARNAAPNEGGGGSDHRGAAAAAAAVVR